From a single Fulvivirga ulvae genomic region:
- a CDS encoding carbonic anhydrase: MKRNFLILIAGFVFATSCSTEKKQIEEQQEKQASAAEAGEKKEWSYGGETGPDHWAEFEKGDCGGKFQSPVDILQTETDSTLQPLDIHYSKSTKIHEVVNNGHSIQYNFDAGDYITLNGEKYELKQFHFHELSEHTIKGVHFPMVIHLVHVSESGKYAVFAVMAVESEINSPAFQFLDGYLPLAVDEKKGVNATFNMNDVIPQQKQYYAYTGSLTTPPCTEGVQWFIFKQPLSVSLKMINDLRELMPVNNYRNVQPLNGRVIKESL, from the coding sequence ATGAAACGCAATTTTTTAATACTGATCGCTGGTTTTGTTTTTGCAACATCATGCAGCACTGAAAAGAAACAAATAGAGGAACAACAGGAAAAGCAAGCCTCTGCCGCAGAGGCAGGTGAAAAGAAAGAATGGAGCTACGGTGGGGAAACCGGCCCCGACCACTGGGCAGAATTTGAAAAGGGCGACTGTGGCGGTAAGTTTCAGTCACCGGTAGATATCCTTCAAACGGAAACGGATAGCACACTGCAACCTCTCGATATCCACTACAGCAAGAGCACAAAAATCCATGAAGTGGTAAACAACGGTCATTCAATCCAATACAATTTTGATGCGGGAGACTACATCACACTGAATGGCGAAAAATATGAGCTAAAGCAGTTTCACTTCCATGAGCTTTCAGAGCACACCATTAAAGGGGTACACTTTCCTATGGTTATTCACCTGGTACATGTAAGTGAAAGCGGAAAATACGCCGTGTTCGCGGTAATGGCCGTAGAGAGTGAGATCAACAGCCCCGCATTTCAGTTCCTTGATGGCTACCTGCCTCTTGCCGTGGATGAGAAGAAGGGTGTTAATGCTACTTTTAACATGAATGATGTTATCCCTCAGCAAAAGCAATACTATGCATATACCGGATCACTGACTACTCCGCCATGTACCGAAGGGGTGCAATGGTTCATTTTCAAACAGCCGTTGAGTGTTTCTTTAAAAATGATAAACGACCTTCGCGAATTAATGCCGGTCAACAACTACAGAAATGTTCAGCCTCTTAACGGAAGAGTTATTAAAGAGTCTTTGTAA
- a CDS encoding carbonic anhydrase — MKHNFLVLIAIFCFAASCSNDDDKVAYAEEWSYDGETGPDYWAEIEQESECGGAFQSPVDILQTQTDSTLQPLDIHYDAGIKISNVVNNGHTVQFNFESGNYITLNGEKYELKQFHFHELSEHTVGGVHFPMEIHLVHVSDAGKYAVLGVLTEESATEIEQFDFLDNYLPLAVEESKTVNNTYDINKVLPAGRQYFTYTGSLTTPPCTEAVQWFIFKTPVEAPVSLIEDLRDAMPAHNYRPTQPLNGRIVKESV, encoded by the coding sequence ATGAAACACAATTTTTTAGTATTAATTGCCATTTTTTGCTTTGCAGCATCATGTAGCAATGATGACGACAAGGTTGCGTATGCTGAAGAGTGGAGCTATGACGGAGAAACCGGACCTGACTACTGGGCGGAAATTGAACAGGAAAGTGAGTGCGGTGGTGCATTTCAGTCTCCCGTAGATATTTTGCAAACACAAACTGACAGCACATTGCAACCGCTGGACATTCATTACGACGCAGGCATAAAGATCAGCAATGTAGTGAACAATGGCCATACGGTTCAGTTCAATTTTGAGTCTGGCAACTATATCACTCTCAACGGTGAAAAATACGAATTGAAGCAATTCCATTTCCACGAACTTTCAGAGCACACAGTCGGGGGTGTACATTTCCCTATGGAGATACACCTTGTACATGTGAGTGATGCAGGAAAGTATGCTGTGCTGGGCGTACTGACCGAGGAAAGTGCCACGGAGATTGAGCAGTTTGATTTTCTTGACAACTACCTGCCATTGGCCGTGGAAGAAAGCAAGACGGTTAACAATACCTACGATATAAATAAGGTACTGCCTGCCGGAAGGCAATACTTTACATATACTGGTTCTTTAACTACTCCTCCTTGTACGGAAGCCGTACAGTGGTTCATCTTTAAGACGCCTGTTGAAGCTCCGGTGAGCCTGATAGAGGACCTTCGTGATGCAATGCCTGCCCACAATTACAGGCCAACGCAACCGCTCAACGGAAGGATTGTAAAAGAGTCTGTATAG
- a CDS encoding DUF2490 domain-containing protein, with the protein MKFYSTILLLLIGSTLYAQENTYHKSSAWFSAIGDVHINTKFYGKTEVHVRRTGFTDHWQQLLVRPSIHYKLNNTVDFAVGYTFIRNYSYAPYSTPIDKNENNIWQQVTLSHTSGKVKFKHRFRYEERFIDKVAEKDGHLEVDGTSYTTRFRYRFTTSIPLVNIGEKHELSVQVFDEIWLNLDDDRVLPERLNQNWFYAGLAFEVNPKASLGIGYLNDHLALSGNDFETNNILQTTISYHF; encoded by the coding sequence ATGAAATTTTATTCAACTATTCTATTGCTGTTGATTGGCAGCACTTTATATGCACAGGAAAACACTTATCACAAATCAAGCGCCTGGTTTTCGGCTATTGGTGATGTTCACATCAACACTAAGTTCTATGGCAAAACAGAGGTGCATGTCAGAAGGACAGGCTTTACCGACCACTGGCAACAGCTTCTGGTACGCCCTTCAATACATTATAAGCTAAATAATACAGTAGACTTTGCTGTCGGGTACACTTTTATAAGAAACTACTCCTATGCACCATACAGTACCCCAATTGACAAGAATGAAAATAATATATGGCAGCAAGTCACACTAAGCCATACAAGTGGTAAAGTGAAGTTCAAGCACCGGTTCAGGTATGAGGAGCGGTTTATCGATAAGGTTGCAGAAAAAGACGGACACCTTGAAGTAGATGGTACATCCTACACTACCCGATTCCGCTATCGTTTCACCACTTCGATTCCCCTGGTAAACATTGGGGAAAAGCATGAATTATCTGTCCAGGTTTTTGATGAAATATGGCTCAACCTTGACGACGACAGGGTTTTACCCGAAAGGCTTAACCAGAACTGGTTCTATGCGGGCCTGGCCTTCGAGGTCAACCCTAAAGCATCTCTTGGTATAGGCTATCTCAACGACCACCTGGCGCTTTCAGGAAATGACTTTGAAACCAACAATATATTACAAACTACGATATCATATCATTTTTAA
- a CDS encoding YfiR family protein, producing MKKGIVLMIFLLSASHICNSQTDEHLAKALYLLDITKNTAFAENPGDAYTITVIGSSPVFNMLQRHTAHMHILGLPVKLKQIDDLTLLKSSQMVYLSENKSDILKALLKQTSGQPVVIVAEEAGLHKAGAAFSFVLSDNNKWQVDVNEASLAERRIQLSKNLNEIIHQE from the coding sequence ATGAAAAAAGGAATTGTTCTGATGATCTTTCTTTTGAGTGCATCTCATATATGTAACTCTCAGACCGATGAGCATTTGGCTAAAGCACTTTACTTGTTGGATATTACAAAAAATACGGCTTTTGCTGAAAACCCTGGTGACGCTTATACCATTACGGTTATAGGTAGCTCGCCGGTATTCAATATGCTACAGCGCCATACGGCTCATATGCATATTCTTGGCCTGCCTGTTAAGCTGAAGCAGATCGATGATTTGACACTGCTAAAATCTTCGCAGATGGTATATTTATCTGAGAACAAAAGTGATATACTGAAGGCCTTGTTAAAACAAACGTCGGGTCAGCCGGTAGTGATAGTTGCCGAAGAAGCGGGACTTCACAAAGCTGGTGCAGCATTTAGCTTTGTGCTGTCGGATAACAATAAATGGCAGGTAGATGTAAATGAAGCTTCGCTTGCCGAAAGAAGGATTCAGTTATCTAAAAACCTGAATGAAATTATTCATCAGGAGTAA